Proteins encoded within one genomic window of Vidua macroura isolate BioBank_ID:100142 chromosome 2, ASM2450914v1, whole genome shotgun sequence:
- the PROS1 gene encoding vitamin K-dependent protein S isoform X1, which yields MRPRGPRCLPLLALAIALAEAATFLSQQYASQFLLRKRRANSFMEERKKGNLERECIEELCNREEAREIFENNPETEYFYPKYLGCLASHRAGVFRVAAVTPDSPADLRACVKEISNQCSPLPCHKDGYKDCIDGQAKYTCVCKAGWRGENCEEDINECEDLNGGCSQRCSNFPGSFRCLCEDGYFMHSNKRDCGDINECVLHPNICGTAICKNTEGRYECECPEGYTYNSTSKNCEDIDECAENICAQLCVNSPGSYSCYCDGKKGFKLSKDMKNCESVTECIRLNLEKNYQLLYLSEQFIGTPVLYLKFKLPNVTRFTAEFDFRTYDTEGLILYAESLDNSAWILLALRDGKIEVQFKNEFGTKVTSGGKAINDGLWHIVSVEELEHSISVKIAKEAVMSINSPGTLFKQSQGFLETKVYIAGLPRRAGGKQEWALVKQINPRLDGCIRAWNLMNQGHSGVNEVIQEKESKHCLVEVERGSFYPGTGMAAFQINYNNLDSAEDWLINVTLTIRPSTDTGVMFALVSNETVPLALSIVGSNSSDSQKITVTIGNITVAQLESKKLCTPTKVQVGLLVTKQELELAVDSHTDRSNSEQLSTLHQAMMANVVTYLGGLPDVPLGATPVTAFYNGCMEVKVNSRQLDLDEAISKHNDIRSHSCPRIVQ from the exons TTTTATCCCAGCAGTATGCCTCTCAGTTCCTGCTGAGGAAACGCCGAGCAAACTCTTtcatggaagaaagaaagaagggaaatctAGAAAGGGAATGCATTGAAGAATTATGCAATAGGGAAGAAGCCAGGGAAATCTTTGAAAATAATCCTGAAACG gaatatttttatcCCAAATATTTAG GCTGCCTTGCCTCCCATCGAGCAGGGGTGTTCAGGGTGGCTGCAGTCACTCCAGACTCTCCAGCTGACCTGAGGGCTTGTGTCAAGG AAATTTCAAACCAGTGCAGCCCCCTGCCATGCCATAAAGATGGATATAAGGATTGCATAGATGGACAAGCCAAGTATACCTGTGTCTGTAAagcaggatggagaggagagAATTGTGAGGAAG ATATAAATGAATGTGAAGACCTCAATGGAGGTTGCAGCCAACGCTGTTCCAATTTCCCTGGGAGCTTCCGTTGCCTGTGTGAAGATGGTTACTTCATGCATTCCAACAAAAGGGATTGTGGAG ATATAAATGAATGTGTGCTACATCCAAACATTTGTGGAACAGCCATCTGTAAAAACACCGAGGGTAGATATGAGTGTGAATGTCCAGAAGGTTACACATATAATTCAACTTCCAAGAACTGTGAAG ATATTGATGAATgtgctgaaaatatttgtgctcAACTCTGTGTGAACTCACCAGGAAGTTACAGCTGCTATTGTGATGGCAAGAAAGGGTTCAAGCTCTCTAAGGACATGAAGAATTGTGAG TCTGTTACTGAGTGTATCCGACTGAATCTTGAAAAGAATTATCAACTGCTTTACCTGTCAGAGCAATTTATAGGAACTCCTGTTCTCTACTTAAAGTTCAAACTGCCAAATGTCACAAG ATTTACAGCAGAGTTTGATTTCCGGACATATGACACAGAGGGGTTGATCCTGTACGCAGAATCTCTGGACAACTCAGCATGGATCTTGCTTGCTCTTAGGGATGGAAAGATTGAGGTTCAATTCAAGAATGAGTTTGGAACAAAAGTCACCAGTGGAGGCAAGGCCATTAATGATGGACTGTGGCATATA gtaTCAGTTGAAGAATTAGAACACAGCATCAGTGTAAAAATAGCTAAAGAGGCTGTGATGAGTATTAACAGCCCAGGAACTCTGTTTAAGCAATCCCAGGGTTTCTTGGAAACCAAGGTGTACATTGCAGGATTACCTCGCAGAGCGGGTGGTAAACAAGAGTGGGCTCTTGTTAAACAg ATTAACCCTCGTCTGGATGGTTGTATCCGAGCCTGGAACTTGATGAACCAGGGACATTCAGGAGTAAATGAAGTtattcaagaaaaagaaagcaaacactgTTTAGTAGAAGTGGAGAGAGGATCCTTCTACCCTGGCACTGGAATGGCAGCATTCCAGATAAACTATA ATAATCTTGACAGTGCTGAAGATTGGCTAATAAATGTGACTCTGACTATTCGGCCATCCACAGACACTGGTGTTATGTTTGCCTTGGTTTCTAATGAAACAGTGCCTCTTGCATTGTCCATAGTGGGCTCTAACTCCTCTGACTCACAG AAAATCACTGTGACCATTGGGAACATCACTGTTGCACAGCTGGAATCAAAGAAGTTATGCACCCCCACAAAAGTGCAGGTTGGACTTCTAGTGACCAAACAGGAGCTTGAACTGGCTGTTGATTCACACACAGACAGAAGCAACTCTGAGCAACTCTCAACTCTGCATCAAGCAATGATGGCAAATGTTGTCACCTACCTGGGTGGCCTGCCAG ATGTTCCTCTGGGTGCTACACCAGTGACTGCTTTTTATAATGGCTGCATGGAGGTGAAGGTCAACAGCAGACAGCTGGATCTGGACGAAGCCATTTCCAAACACAACGACATCAGATCTCACTCGTGCCCACGGATCGTGCAGTAA
- the PROS1 gene encoding vitamin K-dependent protein S isoform X2, with protein sequence MVCSEKWLYCAVRASGADPVFLSQQYASQFLLRKRRANSFMEERKKGNLERECIEELCNREEAREIFENNPETEYFYPKYLGCLASHRAGVFRVAAVTPDSPADLRACVKEISNQCSPLPCHKDGYKDCIDGQAKYTCVCKAGWRGENCEEDINECEDLNGGCSQRCSNFPGSFRCLCEDGYFMHSNKRDCGDINECVLHPNICGTAICKNTEGRYECECPEGYTYNSTSKNCEDIDECAENICAQLCVNSPGSYSCYCDGKKGFKLSKDMKNCESVTECIRLNLEKNYQLLYLSEQFIGTPVLYLKFKLPNVTRFTAEFDFRTYDTEGLILYAESLDNSAWILLALRDGKIEVQFKNEFGTKVTSGGKAINDGLWHIVSVEELEHSISVKIAKEAVMSINSPGTLFKQSQGFLETKVYIAGLPRRAGGKQEWALVKQINPRLDGCIRAWNLMNQGHSGVNEVIQEKESKHCLVEVERGSFYPGTGMAAFQINYNNLDSAEDWLINVTLTIRPSTDTGVMFALVSNETVPLALSIVGSNSSDSQKITVTIGNITVAQLESKKLCTPTKVQVGLLVTKQELELAVDSHTDRSNSEQLSTLHQAMMANVVTYLGGLPDVPLGATPVTAFYNGCMEVKVNSRQLDLDEAISKHNDIRSHSCPRIVQ encoded by the exons TTTTATCCCAGCAGTATGCCTCTCAGTTCCTGCTGAGGAAACGCCGAGCAAACTCTTtcatggaagaaagaaagaagggaaatctAGAAAGGGAATGCATTGAAGAATTATGCAATAGGGAAGAAGCCAGGGAAATCTTTGAAAATAATCCTGAAACG gaatatttttatcCCAAATATTTAG GCTGCCTTGCCTCCCATCGAGCAGGGGTGTTCAGGGTGGCTGCAGTCACTCCAGACTCTCCAGCTGACCTGAGGGCTTGTGTCAAGG AAATTTCAAACCAGTGCAGCCCCCTGCCATGCCATAAAGATGGATATAAGGATTGCATAGATGGACAAGCCAAGTATACCTGTGTCTGTAAagcaggatggagaggagagAATTGTGAGGAAG ATATAAATGAATGTGAAGACCTCAATGGAGGTTGCAGCCAACGCTGTTCCAATTTCCCTGGGAGCTTCCGTTGCCTGTGTGAAGATGGTTACTTCATGCATTCCAACAAAAGGGATTGTGGAG ATATAAATGAATGTGTGCTACATCCAAACATTTGTGGAACAGCCATCTGTAAAAACACCGAGGGTAGATATGAGTGTGAATGTCCAGAAGGTTACACATATAATTCAACTTCCAAGAACTGTGAAG ATATTGATGAATgtgctgaaaatatttgtgctcAACTCTGTGTGAACTCACCAGGAAGTTACAGCTGCTATTGTGATGGCAAGAAAGGGTTCAAGCTCTCTAAGGACATGAAGAATTGTGAG TCTGTTACTGAGTGTATCCGACTGAATCTTGAAAAGAATTATCAACTGCTTTACCTGTCAGAGCAATTTATAGGAACTCCTGTTCTCTACTTAAAGTTCAAACTGCCAAATGTCACAAG ATTTACAGCAGAGTTTGATTTCCGGACATATGACACAGAGGGGTTGATCCTGTACGCAGAATCTCTGGACAACTCAGCATGGATCTTGCTTGCTCTTAGGGATGGAAAGATTGAGGTTCAATTCAAGAATGAGTTTGGAACAAAAGTCACCAGTGGAGGCAAGGCCATTAATGATGGACTGTGGCATATA gtaTCAGTTGAAGAATTAGAACACAGCATCAGTGTAAAAATAGCTAAAGAGGCTGTGATGAGTATTAACAGCCCAGGAACTCTGTTTAAGCAATCCCAGGGTTTCTTGGAAACCAAGGTGTACATTGCAGGATTACCTCGCAGAGCGGGTGGTAAACAAGAGTGGGCTCTTGTTAAACAg ATTAACCCTCGTCTGGATGGTTGTATCCGAGCCTGGAACTTGATGAACCAGGGACATTCAGGAGTAAATGAAGTtattcaagaaaaagaaagcaaacactgTTTAGTAGAAGTGGAGAGAGGATCCTTCTACCCTGGCACTGGAATGGCAGCATTCCAGATAAACTATA ATAATCTTGACAGTGCTGAAGATTGGCTAATAAATGTGACTCTGACTATTCGGCCATCCACAGACACTGGTGTTATGTTTGCCTTGGTTTCTAATGAAACAGTGCCTCTTGCATTGTCCATAGTGGGCTCTAACTCCTCTGACTCACAG AAAATCACTGTGACCATTGGGAACATCACTGTTGCACAGCTGGAATCAAAGAAGTTATGCACCCCCACAAAAGTGCAGGTTGGACTTCTAGTGACCAAACAGGAGCTTGAACTGGCTGTTGATTCACACACAGACAGAAGCAACTCTGAGCAACTCTCAACTCTGCATCAAGCAATGATGGCAAATGTTGTCACCTACCTGGGTGGCCTGCCAG ATGTTCCTCTGGGTGCTACACCAGTGACTGCTTTTTATAATGGCTGCATGGAGGTGAAGGTCAACAGCAGACAGCTGGATCTGGACGAAGCCATTTCCAAACACAACGACATCAGATCTCACTCGTGCCCACGGATCGTGCAGTAA